From one Conyzicola nivalis genomic stretch:
- a CDS encoding dihydrofolate reductase family protein translates to MGRILFDTATTINGWIADSNNSLAWLFAVDGGEHPDKGLFPAGVGAQVEGSTTYEWVLAESDILAHPEKWAEFHGDRPTFVFTTRDLPVPEGADIRFVRGSVAEHLPAIREAAGDGDIWVVGGGDLAGQFLDAGALDTIALSVAPVALEGGAPLFPRRIESDRLRLVSAEAHGQFARLIYDVVPQA, encoded by the coding sequence ATGGGACGCATACTCTTCGACACCGCGACCACGATCAACGGGTGGATCGCCGACAGCAACAACTCACTCGCCTGGCTTTTCGCCGTCGACGGGGGTGAACACCCCGACAAGGGGCTGTTCCCCGCCGGCGTCGGGGCACAGGTCGAGGGTTCGACGACCTACGAGTGGGTTCTGGCCGAGTCCGACATTCTCGCCCACCCCGAGAAGTGGGCCGAGTTTCACGGCGACCGTCCGACCTTCGTGTTCACGACCCGCGACCTGCCGGTGCCCGAGGGCGCCGACATCCGGTTCGTGCGCGGTTCGGTGGCCGAGCACCTGCCCGCCATCCGTGAGGCAGCGGGCGACGGCGACATCTGGGTGGTCGGCGGCGGCGATCTCGCCGGGCAGTTTCTCGACGCCGGAGCGCTCGACACGATCGCCCTGTCGGTCGCGCCGGTCGCGCTCGAGGGTGGGGCGCCGCTGTTCCCTCGCCGCATCGAGTCCGACCGGCTACGGCTCGTCTCGGCCGAGGCGCACGGCCAGTTCGCGCGGCTGATCTACGACGTGGTGCCGCAGGCCTAG
- a CDS encoding DUF4180 domain-containing protein, producing MRIEGVGGTRILFLETDGPALSTAEETSDLIGNAWFEHVGVVAIPVERIDPAFFDLSSQFAGQFAQKAVNYRVTVAVIGDIGAFESRSAAFRDFVWESNRGEHIWFVPDEATLTGKLATRAV from the coding sequence ATGCGCATCGAAGGCGTCGGCGGCACCCGCATCCTCTTCCTCGAGACCGACGGTCCCGCCCTCTCCACCGCCGAGGAGACCTCCGACCTGATCGGCAACGCCTGGTTCGAGCACGTCGGCGTCGTGGCGATCCCGGTCGAGCGCATCGACCCGGCCTTCTTCGACCTGAGCTCGCAGTTCGCCGGCCAGTTCGCGCAGAAGGCGGTCAACTACCGCGTCACCGTCGCGGTCATCGGCGACATCGGCGCGTTCGAGTCGCGCAGCGCCGCCTTCCGCGACTTCGTCTGGGAGTCGAATCGCGGCGAGCACATCTGGTTCGTGCCCGACGAGGCGACACTCACCGGCAAGCTCGCGACACGAGCCGTCTAG
- a CDS encoding ABC transporter ATP-binding protein, whose amino-acid sequence MITTPSIRSAVHLEGVGHAYGSTVAVDDVTLSVGDGEVLALVGPSGCGKSTLLRLIAGLLTPSTGTVWLGGDDATRLRAERRGIGYVPQSYALFPHLSVRENVAYGLAAQRVPRAERGARIDEALELTRMTEFAARMPAELSGGQRQRVALARALAIRPTVLLLDEPLSALDPQLRDGMRRDLRALLAAADCTTIIVTHDQSEALALADRVAVMRAGRVVQADTVERIWNHPAEPFVAEFVAGAAVLPARVTERRVHIADDWKVPRDVFSPSDAVAGASAFVVIRPDNGASVYKAAADDLLGALDPGVRDCVVVDAEPHGGHWALRVRLLTDGVADPRWPEITVAAETPWLPGTRLRFELRMTGTTVHRDRGRTAPTPAPHQPTLSPSIHQESHA is encoded by the coding sequence GTGATCACCACCCCCTCCATCCGCAGCGCCGTGCACCTCGAGGGCGTCGGCCACGCCTACGGCAGCACGGTCGCCGTCGACGACGTCACGCTCTCGGTCGGCGACGGCGAGGTGCTCGCGCTCGTGGGGCCAAGCGGTTGTGGCAAGTCCACTCTGCTGCGCCTCATCGCCGGCCTGCTGACTCCGTCGACCGGGACCGTCTGGCTCGGCGGCGACGACGCGACCCGCCTGCGCGCCGAGCGCCGCGGCATCGGCTACGTGCCGCAGTCGTACGCGCTGTTCCCGCACCTGAGCGTGCGTGAGAACGTCGCCTACGGGCTCGCGGCCCAACGGGTCCCGCGCGCCGAACGCGGAGCACGCATCGACGAGGCACTCGAGCTGACCCGCATGACCGAATTCGCCGCCCGCATGCCCGCCGAACTCTCCGGTGGACAGCGCCAGCGCGTGGCGCTCGCCCGCGCGCTCGCGATCCGCCCGACCGTACTGCTGCTCGACGAGCCGCTGTCGGCGCTCGACCCGCAGCTGCGCGACGGCATGCGGCGCGACCTGCGCGCGCTGCTCGCGGCGGCCGACTGCACCACGATCATCGTCACGCACGACCAGTCCGAGGCCCTCGCCCTCGCCGACCGTGTCGCCGTGATGCGCGCCGGGCGCGTCGTGCAGGCCGACACCGTCGAACGCATCTGGAACCACCCCGCCGAGCCGTTCGTCGCCGAGTTCGTCGCCGGCGCCGCCGTACTGCCGGCCCGCGTCACCGAACGCCGCGTGCACATCGCCGACGACTGGAAGGTGCCGCGCGACGTCTTCTCGCCGTCCGACGCCGTCGCGGGTGCCTCGGCCTTCGTCGTGATCCGCCCCGACAACGGCGCCTCGGTCTACAAGGCTGCCGCGGACGATCTGCTCGGCGCGCTCGATCCTGGCGTCCGCGACTGCGTCGTCGTCGACGCCGAACCGCACGGCGGCCACTGGGCCCTGCGCGTGCGCCTGCTGACCGATGGCGTCGCCGACCCGCGCTGGCCCGAAATCACGGTCGCCGCCGAGACGCCGTGGCTGCCGGGCACGCGGTTGCGATTCGAACTCCGGATGACGGGGACCACCGTGCACCGTGACCGGGGCCGCACCGCCCCCACCCCGGCGCCCCACCAGCCAACACTCTCGCCCTCGATCCACCAGGAGTCCCACGCATGA
- the ctaE gene encoding aa3-type cytochrome oxidase subunit III, producing the protein MTTTSISPSVGAPVVNRPNSVAVGTIVWLGSEVMFFAGLFAIYFTLRSTSPELWESQSSLLTVPFSLANTIILVLSSLTCQFGVFAAERLQPRRTGWKPTQWGMVEWFFLTYAMGAIFVVGQIYEYAVLVSEGLSLSSDSYGSAFYLTTGFHGLHVIGGLMAFLLIIGRGYAVKNFGHKEATSAIVVSYYWHFVDVVWVGLFLIIYILK; encoded by the coding sequence GTGACTACGACCTCCATCAGCCCATCTGTCGGCGCCCCTGTGGTTAACCGCCCCAACTCGGTAGCGGTTGGCACCATCGTGTGGCTCGGAAGCGAAGTCATGTTCTTCGCCGGCCTCTTCGCGATCTACTTCACGCTGCGTTCGACCAGCCCCGAGCTGTGGGAATCCCAGTCGAGCCTGCTGACGGTGCCGTTCTCGCTCGCGAACACGATCATCCTCGTGCTCTCGTCGCTCACCTGCCAGTTCGGTGTCTTCGCCGCCGAGCGCTTGCAGCCGCGACGCACCGGATGGAAGCCCACCCAGTGGGGCATGGTCGAGTGGTTCTTCCTCACCTACGCCATGGGCGCGATCTTCGTCGTCGGCCAGATCTACGAGTACGCGGTACTCGTCAGCGAGGGCCTCAGCCTCTCCTCCGATTCCTACGGATCGGCCTTCTACCTCACGACGGGCTTCCACGGCCTGCACGTGATCGGCGGGCTCATGGCCTTCCTGCTTATCATCGGCCGCGGCTACGCGGTCAAGAACTTCGGCCACAAGGAGGCGACCAGCGCGATCGTCGTGTCCTACTACTGGCACTTCGTCGATGTCGTCTGGGTCGGCCTCTTCCTCATCATTTACATCCTCAAGTAA
- a CDS encoding ABC transporter permease, translated as MSALARRTGWGGLLVALPGLAFLAWFLLRPLAQLVVDSFRQTTFGVTAPGFTLANYQAVFVDAGLRQSLVTTIVLSAAVTAITLVVCTPAALTLARSGPRLSAVVDAILVFPLAFPGIVIGFFVIVLLGRNGLASQLLETTTGEPGARWAYTAGGLAAAYVYFCIPRVIGTLRGAASTLNPDLPVVAASLGAYPLRVAATVTVPLLRAPLLASAGVCMATCLGAYGTAATLSEGIRVLPLDVADALYTRGDQGSAAALSVVLALLAVLSLVLCTAVARLLERRSPRTGADLPLVLAPVAQVAR; from the coding sequence GTGTCTGCACTCGCACGACGGACCGGGTGGGGCGGCCTTCTGGTCGCCCTGCCCGGGCTCGCTTTCCTCGCCTGGTTCCTGCTGCGCCCCCTCGCCCAGCTGGTCGTCGACTCCTTCAGACAGACCACCTTCGGTGTGACCGCGCCCGGATTCACGCTCGCCAACTACCAGGCCGTCTTCGTCGACGCCGGCCTGCGACAGTCGCTCGTCACCACCATCGTGCTCTCCGCCGCCGTGACCGCGATCACCCTCGTCGTCTGCACGCCCGCCGCGCTCACACTGGCCCGCTCCGGGCCCCGCCTCTCCGCCGTGGTCGACGCGATCCTGGTCTTCCCCCTCGCCTTCCCCGGAATCGTCATCGGCTTCTTCGTGATCGTTCTTCTCGGCCGTAACGGCCTCGCCTCGCAGCTGCTCGAGACCACGACCGGCGAGCCGGGCGCCCGCTGGGCGTACACGGCAGGCGGTCTCGCCGCCGCGTACGTCTACTTCTGCATCCCGCGCGTGATCGGCACACTGCGCGGCGCGGCCTCCACCCTCAACCCCGACCTCCCCGTCGTGGCCGCCTCGCTCGGCGCCTATCCGCTGCGTGTCGCCGCGACCGTCACCGTGCCGCTGCTTCGCGCTCCCCTGCTCGCTTCCGCCGGCGTCTGCATGGCGACCTGCCTCGGCGCCTACGGAACGGCCGCGACGCTGTCCGAGGGCATCCGGGTGCTGCCGCTCGACGTCGCCGACGCCCTCTACACCCGCGGCGACCAGGGCAGCGCCGCCGCCCTCTCCGTCGTGCTCGCGCTCCTCGCCGTGCTCTCGCTCGTGCTCTGCACCGCCGTCGCTCGCCTGCTCGAGCGCCGGTCGCCGCGAACCGGTGCCGATCTCCCGCTCGTGCTCGCTCCCGTCGCGCAGGTCGCACGATGA
- a CDS encoding ABC transporter permease: protein MTRRPGYRERVGPLALGVVLVFVLVPILGTIAVSLSPDASRGPFVGGITGDWYVLAWQLLQPKVGPTLAVTACVLVGAVLVVLPLCHAIARRIVPGTAVIRQITMLPLAVPGVALGLALAASDPALRSSGALLVAGQLLVTVPFLVAGLVPALADPKLIEAERVASTLGAGPLRRLLTITLPGIRLPLAAALLMAAALSIGEFNLSFFVVPPAHQTAPFALYSAFTTQRLELGAAGSVLFGVALIPAAIAAALLARRSLSRKDAS, encoded by the coding sequence ATGACCCGCCGGCCCGGCTACCGCGAACGCGTGGGCCCGCTCGCCCTCGGTGTCGTGCTCGTCTTCGTGCTCGTCCCCATCCTCGGCACGATCGCCGTCTCCCTCTCGCCCGACGCGTCGCGCGGCCCGTTCGTCGGCGGGATCACGGGCGACTGGTACGTGCTGGCGTGGCAGCTCCTGCAGCCGAAGGTCGGTCCCACTCTCGCCGTCACCGCCTGCGTGCTGGTCGGCGCGGTGCTCGTGGTGTTGCCGCTCTGCCACGCGATCGCCCGCCGGATCGTGCCGGGAACAGCGGTCATCCGCCAGATCACGATGCTTCCGCTCGCCGTGCCCGGGGTCGCACTTGGCCTCGCCCTCGCGGCCTCCGACCCCGCGCTGCGCTCCAGCGGCGCACTGCTCGTCGCCGGTCAGCTTCTCGTGACGGTGCCGTTCCTCGTCGCCGGTCTCGTGCCGGCCCTGGCCGACCCGAAGCTGATCGAGGCGGAACGGGTCGCGTCGACGCTCGGCGCAGGACCGCTTCGGAGACTCCTCACCATCACCCTGCCCGGCATCCGGCTGCCGCTCGCGGCGGCCCTGCTCATGGCGGCCGCTCTCTCCATCGGCGAGTTCAACCTCAGCTTCTTCGTTGTGCCTCCGGCGCATCAGACGGCGCCGTTCGCCCTCTACTCGGCCTTCACCACCCAGCGCCTCGAACTCGGGGCGGCCGGGTCGGTGCTGTTCGGCGTCGCGCTGATTCCCGCCGCGATCGCCGCCGCCCTGCTCGCCCGTCGTTCGCTGTCCCGGAAGGACGCCTCGTGA
- the trpD gene encoding anthranilate phosphoribosyltransferase, whose protein sequence is MSSPLTWPRILGTLVNGENLSIFESTWAMKQVMAGEATSAQLAGLLVALRIKGETVDEIVGFRDAVLENALPLDVDPMVLDIVGTGGDPYGAVLNISSVASVIAAAAGVPVIKHGNRGASSASGASDVLSELGLNLTIPPERVAEVQRETGITFAYAAMFHPGFRHAGPTRSELGISTLFNVLGPLCNPARPEASAVGVASLERVPLVVGVFQTRGATALVYRGDDGIDKLTTTGHSHIWEVSLGSVTEHDLDPLDLGIPRAPIEALLGASPAHNAGVIRSVLAGDTGPVRDVVLLNAAAGLVSFALAEDPDQSRVPILDRLAQKMEIAARVVDSGAAAAKLDEWVAATNR, encoded by the coding sequence ATGTCGTCCCCACTGACCTGGCCCCGCATTCTCGGAACCCTCGTGAACGGGGAGAACCTCTCCATTTTCGAGTCGACCTGGGCGATGAAGCAGGTCATGGCCGGTGAAGCGACCTCGGCGCAGCTGGCAGGACTGCTCGTCGCCCTGCGGATCAAAGGCGAAACCGTCGACGAAATCGTCGGCTTCCGCGATGCGGTGCTCGAGAACGCACTTCCCCTCGACGTCGACCCGATGGTGCTCGACATCGTCGGCACGGGGGGAGACCCGTACGGCGCCGTGCTGAACATCTCCTCGGTCGCCTCGGTCATCGCCGCCGCCGCAGGGGTGCCCGTCATCAAGCACGGCAACCGCGGCGCCAGCAGCGCCTCCGGTGCATCCGATGTTCTTTCCGAGCTGGGTCTCAACCTCACCATCCCGCCGGAGCGCGTGGCCGAGGTGCAGCGCGAGACCGGCATCACGTTCGCCTATGCGGCGATGTTCCACCCCGGGTTCCGCCACGCGGGACCGACCCGCAGCGAGCTCGGCATCTCCACCCTGTTCAACGTGCTCGGCCCGCTCTGCAATCCCGCGCGTCCCGAGGCGTCGGCGGTCGGCGTGGCAAGCCTCGAGCGCGTGCCGCTCGTGGTCGGCGTCTTCCAGACGCGGGGTGCGACGGCGCTCGTCTACCGCGGGGACGACGGCATCGACAAGCTCACGACGACCGGTCACAGCCACATCTGGGAGGTCTCCCTCGGCTCGGTGACCGAGCACGACCTCGACCCGCTCGACCTCGGCATCCCGCGCGCGCCGATCGAGGCGCTGTTGGGTGCATCGCCGGCCCACAACGCGGGAGTCATCCGCTCCGTGCTCGCCGGCGACACCGGCCCCGTGCGCGACGTCGTGCTGCTCAACGCCGCCGCGGGCCTTGTCTCGTTCGCCCTGGCGGAAGACCCCGACCAGTCGCGCGTCCCGATCCTCGACCGGCTGGCACAGAAGATGGAAATCGCCGCGCGGGTCGTCGATTCGGGCGCGGCAGCGGCGAAGCTCGACGAGTGGGTCGCGGCGACGAACCGCTAG
- a CDS encoding MBL fold metallo-hydrolase translates to MTLTLDIIGVAATAPVLTSAASGYLLTTESGSVLVDCGPGVVMELARRGLLDDVRAIVVTHRHADHALDLGAFAFRVQFPTPRAERIPLYLPAESLDYVASFDDLIGIPTVPTLQQPLAQAFDVRGLDLVTPTPIEILDGLVLTAHAAKHAVPSAALRFEHHASGAVVAFSSDTADCAGVRAAADRADVFVCEATYLRATEQELEGHGHLTGAGAGALAMAVGATTLLVTHIADPSLASEILADAVAAAGDTVATVLARPGDRHTAGVAQPA, encoded by the coding sequence ATGACCCTCACCCTCGACATCATCGGCGTCGCCGCCACCGCGCCGGTGCTGACCTCGGCCGCCAGCGGCTACCTGCTCACCACCGAGAGCGGCTCCGTGCTCGTCGACTGTGGCCCCGGCGTAGTGATGGAGCTCGCCCGCCGCGGACTGCTCGACGACGTCCGTGCGATCGTCGTCACGCACCGGCATGCCGACCACGCGCTCGACCTCGGCGCGTTCGCCTTCCGGGTGCAGTTCCCGACCCCCCGCGCCGAACGCATCCCGCTCTACCTCCCGGCCGAGAGCCTCGACTACGTGGCATCCTTCGACGACCTCATCGGCATCCCCACCGTGCCGACCCTGCAGCAGCCTCTCGCGCAGGCCTTCGACGTGCGCGGCCTCGACCTCGTGACCCCGACGCCGATCGAGATCCTCGACGGTCTCGTGCTCACCGCCCACGCCGCGAAGCACGCGGTGCCGAGCGCCGCCCTGCGCTTCGAGCACCACGCGTCGGGTGCCGTCGTCGCGTTCTCGAGCGACACAGCCGACTGCGCGGGCGTGCGCGCCGCCGCCGACCGCGCCGACGTGTTCGTCTGCGAGGCGACCTACCTGCGGGCCACCGAGCAGGAGCTCGAGGGACACGGCCACCTCACCGGCGCCGGCGCGGGTGCGCTCGCCATGGCGGTCGGGGCCACCACGCTGCTCGTCACCCACATCGCAGACCCCTCGCTCGCGTCGGAGATTCTCGCCGACGCCGTCGCGGCGGCGGGCGACACCGTCGCTACCGTGCTCGCCCGTCCGGGCGACCGGCACACCGCGGGGGTCGCGCAGCCCGCCTGA
- a CDS encoding extracellular solute-binding protein: protein MIFTRSRATAAVASGAVLLALAGCASTDVDGSSASGGSSDVSGGTLITYNSPESFANFGALLEQFGAENSVEAPSDTKNSGQALAALVAEASAPQADAVYLGIAFGPSAVTADVTEAYKPEGFEDIPDGLKDPDGKWFAVHTGAIAFICNTEAIGDLDCPTSWADLLDPKYAGMVGYLDPSQAAVGYSVAAAVNLALGGTIDDFGPGLDYLTKLKANGAVTPAQTATAKVVQGEIPILIDADFNGYAAQYNEDAPLTVTIPEEGSIQVPYIAGLVKNAPHPELGKKWLDYLLSDEGQATLAGGYVRPISGEVPDDVAAKVADADDFERAEVVDYAALAAAQADFVTAYQAQVR, encoded by the coding sequence ATGATCTTCACCCGTTCCCGAGCCACAGCAGCCGTGGCATCCGGCGCTGTCCTGCTCGCCCTCGCCGGCTGCGCGTCCACAGACGTCGACGGCTCGTCCGCCTCGGGAGGGTCGTCGGATGTCAGCGGAGGCACCCTGATCACGTACAACTCCCCCGAGTCCTTCGCCAACTTCGGCGCCCTTCTCGAACAGTTCGGCGCAGAGAACTCCGTCGAGGCCCCCAGCGACACCAAGAACTCCGGGCAGGCCCTCGCCGCCCTCGTCGCCGAGGCGAGCGCGCCCCAGGCCGACGCCGTCTACCTCGGCATCGCCTTCGGACCGAGCGCGGTTACCGCAGACGTCACCGAGGCCTACAAGCCCGAGGGCTTCGAGGATATCCCCGACGGCCTGAAGGACCCGGACGGCAAGTGGTTCGCCGTGCACACCGGCGCCATCGCCTTCATCTGCAACACCGAGGCGATCGGCGACCTCGACTGCCCGACGAGCTGGGCCGACCTGCTCGACCCGAAGTACGCCGGCATGGTCGGATACCTCGACCCCTCGCAGGCAGCCGTCGGCTACTCGGTCGCCGCCGCTGTCAACCTCGCGCTCGGCGGGACCATCGACGACTTCGGCCCCGGGCTCGACTACCTCACGAAGCTCAAGGCGAACGGCGCCGTGACCCCGGCCCAGACCGCCACGGCGAAGGTCGTGCAGGGCGAGATCCCCATCCTCATCGACGCCGACTTCAACGGCTACGCCGCCCAGTACAACGAGGACGCGCCGCTCACAGTGACGATCCCCGAAGAGGGCTCGATCCAGGTTCCCTACATCGCGGGCCTCGTCAAGAACGCGCCGCACCCCGAGCTCGGCAAGAAGTGGCTCGACTACCTGCTCTCCGACGAGGGCCAGGCCACGCTCGCCGGCGGCTACGTGCGCCCCATCTCGGGCGAGGTTCCCGACGACGTCGCGGCCAAGGTCGCCGACGCCGACGACTTCGAGCGCGCGGAGGTCGTCGACTATGCGGCACTCGCCGCCGCCCAGGCCGACTTCGTGACGGCGTACCAGGCGCAGGTCCGCTGA
- a CDS encoding lytic transglycosylase domain-containing protein — MSAFLRVIVYGGIVVIVGAAVMLTRLTSIEAPEARIAASVAAPMAAAAPVAPNAAALVAPTDRVDPLWAAETGAATGIPARAIIAYASADLTVGAEQPGCGLGWNTIAAIGAIESVHATIDGSRLDGQGYPSPPIRGPALDGHGFAAIADTEDGVWDGDAVWDRAVGPMQFIPSTWADWAADGNGDGMTDPNQIDDAALATARYLCATGDLSSPQNWRAAVFSYNHLESYVDDVAAMANRYTTAVGSQPAAG; from the coding sequence GTGAGCGCTTTCCTGCGCGTCATCGTGTACGGGGGCATCGTCGTGATCGTGGGGGCGGCGGTGATGCTGACGCGGCTCACCTCGATCGAAGCACCCGAGGCTCGCATTGCGGCTTCCGTTGCGGCGCCGATGGCCGCCGCCGCCCCTGTGGCTCCGAATGCCGCGGCGCTCGTCGCTCCGACCGATCGGGTCGACCCGCTGTGGGCCGCGGAAACGGGCGCCGCCACGGGGATTCCGGCCAGGGCGATAATCGCCTATGCCTCGGCCGACCTCACCGTCGGCGCGGAGCAGCCCGGCTGCGGTCTCGGCTGGAACACGATCGCGGCGATCGGCGCGATCGAGTCGGTGCACGCCACCATCGACGGCAGCCGCCTCGACGGCCAGGGATACCCGTCGCCCCCGATCCGCGGCCCGGCCCTCGACGGGCACGGTTTCGCCGCCATCGCCGACACCGAAGACGGTGTCTGGGACGGCGACGCGGTCTGGGACCGGGCGGTGGGCCCGATGCAGTTCATACCGTCGACCTGGGCCGACTGGGCAGCCGACGGCAACGGCGACGGAATGACCGATCCGAACCAGATCGACGACGCCGCACTCGCCACGGCCCGCTACCTGTGTGCGACGGGCGATCTCAGCAGCCCGCAGAACTGGCGGGCGGCGGTGTTCTCGTACAACCACCTCGAGAGCTACGTCGACGACGTGGCCGCGATGGCCAACCGGTATACAACCGCCGTCGGATCGCAGCCGGCAGCCGGTTAA
- a CDS encoding YchJ family protein: MTDSAPWPKPDDSARCPCLSGATYGACCAPFHRGEALAPSAERLMRSRYSAYVTGNVRYLLATWHPTTRPSTLELDADQRWFLLDIVRTSRGGMLDDVGTVEFIAKYRLGGRAGEQHENSRFVRERRRWYYVDAL; the protein is encoded by the coding sequence ATGACCGATTCAGCGCCGTGGCCGAAGCCCGACGACTCGGCGCGCTGCCCCTGCCTGAGCGGTGCGACCTACGGCGCCTGCTGCGCCCCGTTCCACCGGGGAGAGGCCCTCGCCCCGTCGGCCGAACGGTTGATGCGGTCGCGCTACTCGGCCTACGTCACCGGCAACGTGCGCTATCTGCTCGCCACGTGGCATCCGACCACCCGGCCCTCGACCCTCGAACTGGACGCCGACCAGCGCTGGTTCCTGCTCGACATCGTGCGCACGTCGCGCGGCGGCATGCTCGACGACGTCGGCACCGTCGAGTTCATCGCGAAGTACCGGCTCGGCGGCCGCGCGGGCGAGCAGCACGAGAACAGCCGCTTCGTGCGCGAACGGCGCCGCTGGTACTACGTCGACGCGCTGTAG
- a CDS encoding LacI family DNA-binding transcriptional regulator, whose protein sequence is MTADQSHRRRVSLADVAREAGVSTSAASFALNGRTGVSEPVRERVKAAAEALGYVPWNSAVALRTGRSGAVALLIRNLRNPFFLDVINGFDATCATAGLAVIIGSADYSSDRERELVSTFIAREADGLALAPIGGGDAAARWQKSTGKPLVLINAANHSPQLDVSRAHVDSESAVRQAVDHLRELGHRRIAIVAAPHDRSADDERVDTFRAEMTRHRLEGRVVETAMQHDRAAEVVGAVMREDPATRPTAYITNSDYIASALYFAAAGAGVRVGEDISIVGHDDLSTSRLLAPALSTVAVDRFEIGVAAATLLIQELDGGERDTVVIPATLVPRGSSATAVN, encoded by the coding sequence ATGACCGCCGATCAGTCACACCGCCGACGCGTCTCGCTCGCCGACGTCGCGCGCGAGGCGGGAGTGTCGACCTCGGCGGCGAGCTTCGCCCTGAACGGACGCACCGGGGTGAGCGAGCCGGTGCGCGAGCGGGTCAAAGCCGCCGCCGAGGCGCTGGGGTACGTGCCGTGGAATTCGGCCGTCGCCCTACGCACCGGGCGGTCGGGGGCGGTCGCGCTGCTCATCCGCAACCTGCGCAATCCCTTCTTCCTCGACGTGATCAACGGCTTCGACGCGACCTGCGCTACCGCGGGGCTCGCGGTCATCATCGGGTCGGCCGACTACTCCTCCGATCGCGAGCGGGAGCTGGTCTCGACCTTCATCGCCCGGGAGGCCGACGGGCTGGCGCTCGCGCCGATCGGCGGCGGCGACGCGGCAGCGCGCTGGCAGAAATCGACGGGAAAACCGCTCGTGCTCATCAACGCCGCCAACCACTCGCCGCAGCTCGACGTGAGCAGGGCGCACGTCGACAGCGAGTCTGCCGTGCGCCAGGCGGTGGACCATCTGCGCGAGCTCGGCCACCGCCGAATCGCGATCGTCGCGGCGCCGCACGACCGCAGCGCCGACGACGAGCGGGTCGACACGTTCCGGGCGGAGATGACGCGCCACCGGCTCGAGGGTCGGGTCGTCGAGACCGCGATGCAGCACGACCGGGCCGCGGAGGTCGTGGGCGCCGTGATGCGCGAAGACCCCGCGACCCGTCCGACGGCCTACATCACGAACAGCGACTACATCGCGTCGGCGCTCTACTTCGCCGCGGCCGGCGCGGGGGTGCGCGTCGGCGAGGACATCAGCATCGTCGGCCACGACGACCTCTCGACCAGCCGGCTGCTGGCGCCGGCCCTCTCCACGGTGGCGGTAGACCGCTTCGAGATCGGCGTCGCCGCCGCCACCCTGCTGATCCAGGAGCTCGACGGCGGCGAGCGCGACACGGTCGTCATCCCCGCGACCCTCGTGCCGCGCGGGTCGTCGGCTACGGCGGTGAATTAA
- a CDS encoding universal stress protein yields MERVCVAIDGTASGEAAIDWVVERSAHTDLEISVTAVYDPLPSESVLAGGDYRALFSTLLGEAVRRIEEAAPGARVEGTLRTGQPRAQLVAASSEADLLVIGTGRSGAGSYATLPIRIASTARCPVVVVPAPRPAPDSGVVVGLESTAQQPLVVDFAASEAQKSGQPLTVAHCWSVPKLIAVAMFAHPGVWSRMQDLHARALAETLAHVRAGWPGLELHQRFREGPSAVILAEEAAGASLLVVGRHDRATVGDTLLGSTSHELLLGMTCPIAVVPE; encoded by the coding sequence GTGGAGAGAGTCTGCGTTGCCATCGACGGCACCGCCTCGGGCGAGGCGGCGATCGACTGGGTCGTCGAGCGCAGCGCACACACCGACCTCGAGATATCGGTCACGGCCGTATACGACCCGCTGCCCTCCGAATCGGTGCTCGCGGGAGGCGACTACCGCGCTCTGTTCTCCACCCTCCTCGGCGAGGCGGTGCGCAGAATCGAGGAAGCGGCGCCCGGCGCCCGGGTCGAGGGCACCCTGCGCACCGGCCAGCCGCGGGCCCAGCTCGTTGCGGCGTCGAGCGAGGCCGACCTGCTCGTGATCGGGACCGGCCGTTCGGGGGCCGGGTCGTACGCGACGCTGCCCATCCGGATCGCCTCGACCGCCCGGTGTCCCGTCGTGGTGGTTCCGGCTCCGCGTCCGGCACCCGACAGCGGAGTCGTCGTGGGTCTGGAGAGCACGGCGCAGCAGCCGCTCGTCGTCGACTTCGCCGCGAGCGAGGCGCAGAAGTCGGGCCAGCCGCTCACCGTCGCGCACTGCTGGAGCGTTCCGAAGCTGATCGCCGTGGCGATGTTCGCCCATCCGGGCGTCTGGTCGAGGATGCAGGACCTGCACGCGAGAGCCCTGGCCGAGACGCTCGCGCACGTGCGAGCCGGGTGGCCGGGCCTCGAGCTGCACCAGCGGTTTCGGGAAGGGCCGTCGGCGGTCATCCTCGCCGAGGAGGCCGCGGGCGCATCGCTGCTCGTGGTCGGACGGCACGACCGAGCGACGGTCGGGGATACTCTGCTCGGCAGCACGAGCCACGAGCTGCTGCTCGGCATGACCTGCCCGATCGCGGTGGTACCCGAGTAG